A window of the Desulforapulum autotrophicum HRM2 genome harbors these coding sequences:
- a CDS encoding glycosyltransferase family 2 protein, with product MKIICVIVTYNRLLLLKTAIQAVLNQTRPVDEIIVVDNLSKDGTRAYLKNLENDRIRPRLLDENSGGAGGFYHGIKQAFEEGADWIWIMDDDSLPKDDALERLITCPVFKAKEQEIGFLASRVNWTDGNKCIMNSPLPNQVYWDWYLTDHNGCFQIDRCSFVSMLINRKAIQRLGYPVKEFFIWLDDWEYSGRITAHFPGFYIPDSQVIHQLPENKGVDYADITDQNLWKFLYEARNQVAYLTYQSGLGIFDALLFLVRRIILMNRLKKSFAQQFKILYSGLQGFFFNYKKRIEIPESRDH from the coding sequence ATGAAAATCATTTGTGTCATTGTTACCTACAATCGACTTTTATTATTAAAAACGGCCATCCAGGCAGTATTGAATCAGACCCGGCCCGTTGATGAAATCATCGTGGTGGACAATCTGAGCAAGGACGGAACCCGGGCCTACCTCAAAAACCTGGAAAACGACCGCATCCGACCCAGACTTCTGGATGAAAATTCAGGTGGTGCAGGCGGATTCTACCATGGCATCAAACAGGCATTTGAAGAAGGTGCCGATTGGATATGGATCATGGACGATGACAGCCTGCCAAAGGATGATGCCCTGGAACGGCTCATCACCTGTCCGGTATTCAAAGCAAAAGAACAGGAGATCGGTTTTCTGGCCAGCCGAGTAAACTGGACAGACGGCAACAAATGCATCATGAACAGCCCCCTGCCCAACCAGGTCTATTGGGACTGGTATCTGACCGATCACAATGGGTGCTTTCAAATAGACCGCTGTTCTTTTGTCTCCATGCTCATCAACCGGAAAGCAATCCAGAGACTGGGATACCCGGTCAAGGAATTTTTCATCTGGCTGGATGACTGGGAATACAGCGGCAGGATCACGGCCCATTTTCCAGGCTTTTACATACCTGACAGCCAGGTCATTCACCAACTTCCTGAGAACAAGGGGGTTGATTATGCCGATATCACCGACCAGAACCTCTGGAAATTTCTGTATGAAGCCAGAAACCAGGTGGCCTACTTAACCTACCAGAGTGGCCTGGGCATTTTTGATGCCCTCCTGTTTTTGGTCCGGCGGATCATCCTCATGAACCGGCTAAAAAAATCCTTTGCCCAGCAGTTCAAAATTCTTTATTCCGGGCTTCAAGGGTTCTTTTTTAACTATAAAAAACGCATTGAGATTCCCGAAAGTAGAGACCATTGA
- a CDS encoding glycosyltransferase — MKIAYISKADRAGGGASLVAEELTTLFNEKGHQAHHYFAIGAHDGRNKLPLYGARALPALLLRRIHTLSRYMGLPEIVPVELTFLLFKKRILEYDLVHFHDLCGAISPLTVAIISKLRPTVWTFHDCSPFTGGCLYPMGCERFKSRCTHCPQLGNWPINTPIDLTGTMQAIKQKVVRNSNLSIVTPSRWMAGMVDKSSLNGQYPVVIPNGINTNAYKPFNKIAARTKLNIPTDRFVVIIIATFLEDARKGIKYALAALLKIKESNPFLILMGNVNDEVKALFKDFSCMVTGYVRGDTEKSILFSAADVFLFSSLADNMPLVILETMATATPTVGFRTGGVPEMIQHEKSGFMVEQRDVDGLASGLKRAMEKQVSQTWGANARKEVEKKFSYDRFFNNHLDLYKRGIDRHPKKKALDIT; from the coding sequence TTGAAAATAGCATACATCAGCAAAGCAGATCGAGCCGGTGGAGGAGCAAGCCTGGTTGCAGAAGAATTAACAACTCTTTTTAATGAAAAAGGCCACCAGGCCCACCATTATTTTGCCATTGGCGCCCATGATGGCAGGAATAAACTTCCGCTATACGGGGCTCGGGCCCTTCCGGCCCTCCTCCTTAGAAGAATACACACCCTGTCCAGATACATGGGCCTACCGGAAATTGTTCCGGTGGAGTTGACATTCCTCTTGTTCAAAAAACGGATACTTGAATACGACCTGGTCCATTTTCATGATTTGTGCGGTGCCATCTCCCCCTTGACCGTGGCCATCATATCCAAGCTCAGGCCAACCGTCTGGACTTTCCATGATTGCTCCCCCTTTACCGGGGGATGCCTCTATCCCATGGGATGCGAGCGATTCAAATCCAGGTGTACCCATTGTCCCCAACTTGGGAACTGGCCCATCAATACCCCCATCGACCTGACCGGCACAATGCAGGCCATCAAACAAAAGGTGGTCCGGAATTCCAACCTTTCCATTGTGACCCCTTCCAGGTGGATGGCCGGAATGGTTGACAAATCCTCCTTGAATGGCCAATACCCCGTTGTCATACCCAACGGCATTAACACCAATGCCTATAAACCGTTTAATAAGATAGCTGCCAGGACCAAACTGAATATTCCAACGGACCGGTTTGTGGTGATTATTATCGCCACCTTTCTCGAGGATGCACGCAAGGGAATCAAGTACGCCCTTGCGGCTCTGTTAAAAATCAAAGAGTCAAACCCCTTTCTCATTTTGATGGGAAACGTCAACGATGAAGTAAAGGCATTATTTAAGGATTTTAGTTGCATGGTGACTGGATACGTCAGGGGCGACACAGAGAAATCAATTCTTTTTTCCGCTGCTGATGTTTTTTTATTCAGCTCTTTGGCAGACAACATGCCCCTTGTGATCCTTGAAACCATGGCCACGGCCACACCCACCGTAGGGTTTAGAACCGGCGGGGTTCCAGAGATGATTCAGCATGAAAAAAGCGGTTTCATGGTAGAACAAAGGGATGTGGACGGTCTGGCTTCCGGGCTGAAGCGTGCAATGGAGAAACAGGTTTCCCAGACATGGGGTGCCAATGCCAGAAAAGAGGTGGAAAAAAAATTCAGCTAT